One Helianthus annuus cultivar XRQ/B chromosome 12, HanXRQr2.0-SUNRISE, whole genome shotgun sequence genomic region harbors:
- the LOC110896079 gene encoding uncharacterized protein LOC110896079 — protein MTAQLLTDQLKISNVLKEQPFIRKDGVVITREHCQRLNPRFKYGNKTSLNLIECLYLQDILPGILNQLASNQVSIDEAGRKFSVEKPGVHDDDLVFIEEPSIVDFKPLEELTSYSEKGSSVSTVGLSCKKLGI, from the exons ATGACGGCACAG CTTCTTACAGACCAACTGAAGATTTCAAACGTCCTTAAAGAGCAGCCCTTCATTAG GAAGGATGGTGTGGTGATCACAAGAGAACATTGCCAGAGGTTAAATCCAAGATTCAAATACGGAAACAAGACGTCTTTAAACTTGATCGAGTGTTTGT ACTTGCAAGATATTCTCCCTGGAATTCTCAACCAGCTAG CGTCAAACCAGGTGTCCATTGATGAAGCTGGAAGAAAGTTCAGTGTGGAAAAACCAGGTGTCCATGACGATGATCTGGTCTTCATTGAAGAACCAAGTATTGTTGATTTTAAACCATTAGAAGAACTTACGAGTTACAGTGAAAAAGGGTCATCAGTCTCCACAGTTGGATTATCTTGTAAAAAACTGGGAatataa